Proteins encoded together in one Marinobacter salsuginis window:
- a CDS encoding nuclear transport factor 2 family protein has translation MTTASKIEVGKRNSALPAALGHFRALFNELDKGNLNKLSEVYSEDIRFQDPLETVQGLDELTRYFAGAYANVISCRFDFGEAIVQGEFAAVPWVMHLRHKRIRKGREVQVRGISHLEIRDGMVCYHRDYFDAGEMLYENLPVVGRVIRWIKDQAG, from the coding sequence ATGACAACCGCCTCAAAGATCGAAGTCGGTAAGCGGAACTCGGCGCTTCCGGCGGCGCTCGGCCATTTCAGGGCGCTCTTCAACGAACTCGATAAAGGCAATCTGAACAAACTTTCAGAGGTCTACAGCGAGGATATCCGCTTTCAGGACCCGCTGGAGACAGTACAAGGGCTTGATGAGCTCACCCGCTATTTCGCCGGTGCCTATGCAAACGTTATTTCCTGCCGCTTCGATTTTGGCGAAGCGATTGTACAGGGAGAATTTGCCGCCGTGCCCTGGGTGATGCACCTGCGCCACAAGCGGATTCGCAAGGGGCGGGAGGTCCAGGTTCGGGGCATAAGCCATCTGGAGATACGTGATGGAATGGTGTGCTACCACCGTGACTACTTTGACGCAGGGGAAATGCTCTACGAAAACCTGCCGGTAGTTGGCAGGGTCATTCGCTGGATCAAGGATCAGGCAGGATGA
- a CDS encoding SAM-dependent methyltransferase: MENLNTSVENTSSDSGSLPVLSRFARTLVIQQLRLLGEGKLTVKESGFEDLVFGDDNSQYQPAELIVHDHSTWRDLLTGGSVGAAEAFVAGDWSTPDLVALLRFFTRNVDRMNEFEDRFSWVTKPALKGLHWLNRNTKEGSRKNISAHYDLGNDLFEAFLDPTMMYSSAIYPSAESTLEEAAVHKLDTICRKLDLQPGDKVIEIGTGWGGFAIHAAKHYGCHVTTTTISREQLELAKARVQKEGLEDRITLLFDDYRDLEGQFDKLVSIEMIEAVGPQFLDSYFSQINALLKPDGLALVQAINMPEQRYHRALKNVDFIQRFIFPGSFIPSFGAILESVRNDSKLVLTHAEDIGFHYARTLHDWCERFMAQRDKLDSMGYDEAFRRLWHFYFAYCEAGFSERAIGVAQLVFAKPGNKRENILSV, translated from the coding sequence ATGGAGAACCTGAATACCTCAGTTGAAAACACCTCATCCGACTCGGGCAGCCTGCCGGTTCTTAGCCGGTTTGCAAGGACTCTGGTGATTCAGCAGCTCCGTCTACTGGGCGAAGGCAAATTGACAGTCAAAGAATCCGGTTTTGAAGACCTGGTATTCGGAGATGACAACAGCCAGTACCAACCTGCCGAATTAATCGTTCACGATCACAGTACCTGGCGTGATCTTCTGACCGGCGGAAGTGTCGGTGCTGCGGAGGCCTTTGTGGCCGGTGACTGGTCCACGCCCGACCTGGTTGCCCTGCTCCGTTTCTTTACCCGTAACGTTGACCGAATGAACGAGTTTGAAGATCGGTTCAGCTGGGTTACCAAACCGGCCCTGAAAGGGTTGCATTGGCTAAACCGGAACACCAAGGAAGGCTCGCGGAAGAACATCAGCGCCCATTACGATCTGGGTAACGATCTGTTCGAGGCGTTCCTGGACCCAACCATGATGTATTCCTCAGCCATATACCCAAGCGCCGAATCCACGCTCGAAGAAGCGGCCGTGCACAAGCTGGATACCATTTGCCGGAAACTCGATCTCCAGCCTGGGGACAAAGTGATTGAAATCGGCACCGGTTGGGGCGGCTTTGCGATTCACGCCGCCAAACATTACGGCTGCCATGTGACTACCACGACCATTTCCAGAGAGCAGCTGGAGTTGGCGAAGGCGCGGGTTCAGAAGGAAGGCCTGGAAGACCGTATTACCCTTCTGTTTGACGATTACCGGGATCTTGAAGGCCAGTTCGACAAGCTGGTATCCATCGAGATGATCGAAGCCGTCGGCCCGCAGTTCCTGGACAGCTACTTCTCCCAGATCAACGCGCTGTTAAAGCCCGATGGGCTGGCACTTGTGCAGGCCATCAACATGCCGGAGCAGAGGTACCACAGGGCCCTGAAAAACGTCGATTTTATTCAGCGCTTCATCTTCCCGGGCAGCTTTATTCCCTCTTTCGGCGCGATCCTGGAGTCCGTCCGCAATGATAGCAAACTGGTGCTGACCCATGCCGAAGACATCGGATTTCACTATGCCCGAACGCTTCACGACTGGTGTGAACGCTTCATGGCTCAGCGTGACAAGCTGGATTCCATGGGCTACGACGAGGCCTTCCGTCGCCTGTGGCACTTCTACTTTGCCTATTGCGAGGCGGGCTTCAGTGAACGTGCCATTGGCGTGGCGCAGCTGGTTTTCGCCAAGCCCGGCAACAAACGTGAGAACATCCTGAGCGTATGA
- a CDS encoding SDR family NAD(P)-dependent oxidoreductase, whose product MSDRLQETSNIWITGASSGIGESVTRALARGGHRLVITGRRKGALEELASVAPDRIIPAAADTTSKEDLQAIAGSLENHGDLNMVILNAGTCEYLEIAHYDSDVIEKNIHTNVIGTARCLEIALPALRRSRAKGQPATLVIVSSSAWWFPFGRAEGYGASKAALTYFAQSLRADLAAEGIDVVVVSPGFVKTPLTDRNDFPMPFLVSAEDAAERIVSGLARGKNEIAFPKRFTWMLKVLGALPRPLIDRMSASMARKSNAEQENNE is encoded by the coding sequence ATGAGTGATCGACTTCAGGAAACCTCGAATATCTGGATAACGGGTGCCAGTTCCGGCATTGGTGAGTCCGTTACCCGCGCACTTGCACGCGGCGGTCATCGGCTCGTTATTACCGGGCGACGCAAGGGAGCGCTCGAAGAACTGGCATCCGTGGCGCCCGACAGGATTATCCCGGCTGCAGCGGACACCACCAGCAAGGAGGATCTTCAAGCCATTGCGGGGTCGCTTGAGAACCACGGCGACCTGAACATGGTGATTCTCAACGCCGGTACATGTGAGTATCTGGAGATAGCACACTATGACAGTGATGTTATCGAGAAGAACATCCACACCAACGTGATTGGCACGGCCAGGTGCCTGGAGATTGCTCTGCCCGCTCTGCGCCGCAGCCGGGCAAAGGGGCAACCGGCCACCCTGGTAATTGTCAGTTCGTCTGCCTGGTGGTTCCCGTTTGGCCGGGCCGAAGGTTACGGCGCTTCCAAGGCTGCGCTGACCTACTTTGCCCAATCCCTCAGGGCGGATCTCGCGGCCGAGGGTATTGATGTGGTCGTAGTCTCTCCTGGCTTTGTAAAAACCCCTCTGACCGACCGCAATGATTTCCCGATGCCCTTCCTGGTCTCGGCCGAGGACGCGGCAGAACGGATTGTAAGCGGGCTGGCACGTGGTAAAAACGAAATCGCTTTCCCGAAGCGATTTACCTGGATGCTCAAAGTGCTTGGTGCCCTTCCCCGGCCCCTGATTGACCGGATGTCGGCCTCCATGGCCCGTAAAAGTAACGCCGAACAGGAAAACAATGAATGA
- a CDS encoding PP2C family protein-serine/threonine phosphatase translates to MTSRTERILIIDADEKARTDLARYLEARGFYVTGYPDLAGAKALFDDNIPDVIFADLSPEAIRDLASRLEEAETFTPIVACSSSESSADVVNALRAGAADFVLKPCNDDKGALDDVLGKLFDRVRVNRLNQLYRQELEEANRDLRDGIAELRADQRAGRKVQLRMLPEHEQVMSGLHVDHMIKPSLYLSGDFLDYFRISDDKVLVYIADVSGHGASSAFVTVLLKNLTNRLQRNLRRGSSEDILHPDRFLERINSELLDTGLGKHVTVFVGIISLSERKLNYAVGAHFPMPILSFEGGKTAFLEGSGLPVGLFETPEWEVYEVPLNKPFHLTLFSDGILEVIREKGLDEKERTLLELVSGGRHTIASLSDALNLDQITELPDDIAIVSVTDTIGTSDNTPSN, encoded by the coding sequence ATGACCTCGCGCACCGAGCGCATACTTATAATAGACGCCGATGAAAAGGCCCGTACGGATCTCGCCCGATACCTCGAAGCGCGGGGGTTCTACGTAACGGGGTATCCGGATCTCGCCGGCGCCAAGGCCCTGTTTGACGATAACATTCCCGATGTCATCTTTGCAGATCTGTCTCCGGAGGCCATCCGGGACCTTGCCAGCCGCCTGGAAGAAGCCGAAACCTTCACCCCGATCGTGGCCTGTTCCTCCAGTGAATCCAGTGCCGATGTGGTCAATGCGCTCCGGGCCGGGGCGGCCGATTTTGTCCTGAAACCCTGCAACGACGACAAAGGTGCCCTGGATGATGTCCTCGGGAAACTGTTTGACCGGGTTCGGGTCAATCGGCTGAATCAGCTGTACCGACAGGAACTGGAAGAGGCCAACCGGGATCTCCGGGACGGCATTGCCGAGTTACGGGCAGACCAGCGTGCCGGACGGAAAGTCCAGCTACGAATGCTGCCCGAGCACGAGCAGGTCATGAGCGGCCTACACGTGGACCACATGATCAAGCCGTCGCTCTATCTGAGCGGCGATTTTCTGGATTATTTCCGCATTTCCGACGACAAGGTACTGGTCTACATTGCTGATGTCTCCGGCCATGGCGCCAGCTCAGCTTTCGTGACGGTATTGCTGAAAAACCTGACGAACCGCCTCCAGCGCAACCTTCGCCGGGGCTCCAGTGAAGATATCCTGCACCCGGACCGCTTCCTGGAACGAATCAACTCGGAATTGTTGGATACCGGTCTCGGCAAACACGTAACCGTATTCGTTGGCATCATTTCCCTGAGTGAGCGTAAATTGAACTACGCAGTGGGCGCACATTTCCCGATGCCCATCCTGTCCTTCGAGGGAGGGAAGACGGCTTTCCTGGAGGGGAGCGGGCTACCGGTCGGGTTGTTTGAGACCCCGGAGTGGGAGGTGTACGAAGTCCCCCTGAACAAACCGTTTCATCTGACCCTGTTTTCGGATGGAATTCTGGAAGTTATCCGGGAAAAAGGTCTGGATGAAAAGGAACGGACACTACTTGAACTCGTATCGGGAGGTCGTCACACTATCGCCTCTCTGAGCGATGCTCTGAATCTCGACCAGATCACAGAGCTGCCGGACGATATCGCTATCGTATCGGTTACTGATACCATTGGGACATCAGATAACACCCCGTCGAATTAG
- a CDS encoding NAD(P)/FAD-dependent oxidoreductase gives MFNQTFDSPLIRRIAIVGSGLAGLTAAIQLRSLGHDVTVFEKSRGPGGRLAAKRVTGGSADVGAQYFTSRNPDFLPFLRNFAGPESFGPWEGRFGFQTEAGNWEPFPDETRFVGTPRMTAITRALSVHATVVAETRVGKLARNDQSWRLLDTSGTQLGDFDQVIITAPPAQARDLLADSGLEELASQLDDPVSRVLPCWAVAAHFPESPWPHHEGMRCQHPALFWVANNSSKPGREDKGQWWVLHASPAWTEEHVDAPAEQVADKLLAAFRELTGFETPPDEWVTHRWLYARSEGGDQPGHLWFPDYGLGLAGDWLSGGRVEGAFDSASGLVAELTTAAVTQ, from the coding sequence ATGTTTAATCAAACCTTTGATTCACCACTTATACGCCGTATCGCTATCGTTGGTTCAGGCCTTGCCGGGCTGACAGCGGCGATCCAGTTACGAAGCCTGGGCCATGACGTTACGGTCTTCGAGAAAAGCCGGGGGCCCGGTGGCAGGCTCGCGGCAAAACGGGTAACCGGCGGTTCGGCAGATGTCGGGGCGCAGTACTTCACCTCCCGGAATCCGGATTTCCTGCCGTTTCTCCGCAACTTCGCCGGCCCGGAAAGTTTCGGGCCGTGGGAAGGGCGGTTTGGTTTCCAGACCGAAGCAGGCAATTGGGAGCCATTTCCGGACGAAACGCGTTTCGTTGGAACCCCGCGCATGACGGCCATTACCCGCGCCCTGTCGGTCCACGCAACCGTTGTTGCTGAAACCCGAGTGGGTAAGTTGGCCCGAAACGACCAGTCCTGGCGCCTCCTGGATACCTCTGGCACCCAACTTGGCGACTTTGACCAGGTGATCATTACCGCTCCGCCGGCACAGGCCCGGGATCTTCTCGCCGACAGCGGTCTGGAAGAGCTTGCTTCGCAACTTGATGATCCGGTGAGTCGGGTTTTGCCATGCTGGGCTGTCGCTGCTCATTTCCCCGAGTCGCCCTGGCCGCACCATGAGGGAATGCGCTGCCAGCATCCGGCATTGTTCTGGGTGGCCAACAATTCCAGCAAACCCGGTCGGGAAGACAAAGGGCAGTGGTGGGTTTTGCACGCCAGTCCGGCCTGGACCGAAGAGCATGTGGATGCGCCTGCCGAACAAGTCGCCGACAAACTCCTGGCCGCATTCCGGGAATTGACCGGCTTTGAAACCCCGCCAGACGAATGGGTCACGCACCGCTGGCTCTATGCCCGCTCCGAGGGTGGCGACCAGCCCGGGCACTTATGGTTTCCGGATTACGGGCTGGGGCTTGCCGGCGACTGGCTCAGTGGCGGACGGGTTGAAGGCGCCTTCGACAGCGCCAGCGGCCTGGTTGCCGAACTGACCACTGCGGCTGTTACTCAGTGA
- a CDS encoding DUF2878 domain-containing protein, with translation MIASETARNILNFLLFQAGWFACVFYPGLIGAGVVVVFLVLHFVLVSQNRMTELQFIGLGTVVGSVLDGIWFRTGILDDGTGQVMLTPPWLVAIWAIFMTTLSHSLDWISKKAWLPFVLAPFAGPFAYWSASQLGAVQLPELMPSLIALAFGWLVVFPLLLYARKTLYPELVQ, from the coding sequence ATGATCGCCTCTGAAACTGCCCGTAACATCCTGAACTTTCTGCTGTTCCAGGCAGGCTGGTTTGCCTGCGTGTTTTATCCGGGCCTGATCGGAGCTGGCGTGGTGGTGGTTTTTCTGGTGCTGCACTTTGTGCTTGTGAGCCAGAACCGAATGACAGAGCTGCAGTTCATCGGCCTGGGAACCGTGGTTGGCTCCGTTCTGGACGGCATCTGGTTCCGGACCGGAATTCTGGACGACGGAACCGGACAGGTGATGCTGACGCCACCGTGGTTGGTGGCCATCTGGGCCATTTTCATGACCACTCTGAGCCATTCTCTGGACTGGATCAGCAAGAAGGCGTGGTTGCCGTTCGTTCTTGCACCCTTCGCTGGCCCGTTCGCCTACTGGTCCGCCAGCCAGCTCGGCGCCGTGCAGCTGCCGGAGTTGATGCCCTCACTGATCGCACTCGCATTTGGCTGGCTAGTGGTTTTTCCATTGCTTTTGTACGCCCGCAAAACGCTATATCCGGAGCTGGTGCAATGA
- a CDS encoding STAS domain-containing protein has protein sequence MAGYKILQAEKQGIYVLKFIGEIRLNLCSTLDNLVESITQDPQFKTVVIDLTETEIIDSTTLGLLAKIAMAAQKQSHFLPTLISTNPDITRIITSMGFDKIFIIVREPASRIEELEEIPVLRASEQQVRDKVLDAHKVLMGLNNRNREEFKNLVRALECEEPG, from the coding sequence ATGGCTGGTTACAAGATCCTGCAAGCTGAAAAACAGGGCATTTATGTCCTGAAGTTTATCGGGGAAATCCGGCTGAACCTGTGTTCGACGCTGGACAATCTGGTTGAGTCCATTACCCAGGACCCACAGTTCAAGACTGTGGTAATCGACCTGACCGAAACCGAGATCATCGACAGCACCACGCTCGGACTGCTTGCCAAAATAGCCATGGCGGCCCAGAAACAAAGCCACTTCCTGCCCACACTGATTTCGACCAACCCTGACATTACCCGCATTATCACTTCCATGGGGTTCGACAAGATATTCATCATCGTTCGAGAACCCGCGTCCCGTATTGAAGAGCTTGAAGAGATACCTGTACTCAGAGCCAGCGAACAGCAGGTTCGGGACAAGGTGCTCGATGCCCACAAGGTACTGATGGGCCTGAACAACCGAAACAGGGAAGAATTCAAGAATCTGGTGCGCGCTCTGGAATGTGAAGAGCCCGGTTAA
- a CDS encoding DUF1365 domain-containing protein: MNSQWLEGTVRHRRKYPVQHEFSYSTGMLALDTDEWDTVSGVSPLFSLERFNWISLKRRDYFRPDTGDLSVAVRDHVEEATGWRPDGEVELITHPRYFGYVFNPVSFYFCYRSGERPADGVVPKVIVAQITNTPWHDRHVYCLETMGAEPNQAGWRTERFGFSKRFHVSPFNGMNQHYEWTFSFRGPDLRIHMNVLEGDRKHFDATLVVQRTPLNRKDVHRSLRKFPLEAFKVVAGIYWHALRLKLKGAPFYSHPDKLPEDDSAYRRGHDDSGLDVTSSETNDKIRGRVSSWRT; the protein is encoded by the coding sequence ATGAACAGCCAGTGGCTGGAGGGTACTGTCCGGCACAGACGGAAGTACCCGGTGCAACACGAATTCAGCTACAGCACGGGCATGCTGGCCCTGGACACCGACGAGTGGGACACGGTTTCAGGGGTCAGTCCGCTGTTCTCCCTGGAACGTTTTAACTGGATTTCCCTGAAACGCAGGGATTATTTCCGACCGGACACCGGGGACCTCTCGGTTGCGGTTCGCGATCACGTTGAGGAAGCCACAGGCTGGCGCCCCGACGGCGAAGTGGAGCTGATCACCCATCCCCGGTATTTCGGTTATGTGTTCAACCCGGTCAGTTTCTACTTTTGCTACCGGTCCGGGGAGCGCCCGGCTGATGGCGTGGTTCCCAAAGTGATCGTTGCCCAGATTACCAACACCCCCTGGCACGATCGCCATGTCTATTGTCTGGAAACCATGGGGGCAGAACCTAACCAGGCCGGGTGGCGCACCGAGCGGTTCGGCTTCAGCAAGCGTTTTCACGTCTCGCCATTCAATGGCATGAACCAGCACTACGAATGGACATTCAGTTTCCGCGGCCCGGATCTCAGAATTCACATGAATGTTCTTGAGGGCGACCGAAAACATTTTGATGCCACCCTGGTAGTCCAACGCACCCCTCTCAATCGTAAAGATGTGCACAGAAGTCTTCGAAAGTTTCCGTTGGAAGCGTTCAAGGTTGTGGCCGGCATTTACTGGCATGCGCTGCGCCTCAAGCTGAAGGGGGCGCCATTCTACAGCCACCCGGACAAGCTTCCCGAAGACGACAGCGCCTACCGCCGTGGGCACGATGATTCCGGGCTGGATGTCACCAGCTCCGAGACCAATGACAAGATCCGTGGAAGGGTAAGCTCATGGAGAACCTGA
- a CDS encoding NAD(P)/FAD-dependent oxidoreductase translates to MSSERQRIAVIGAGVSGLTAAWLLAEKHEVQVFEAGDYAGGHTNTEEVEAGGRTWPVNTGFIVFNDWTYPNFIKLMERLGVASEVSDMSFSVDCSSTGLQYNGTSLNTLFAQRKNLLNLPFLKMVREILRFNKETRADLEAGNINNQETLGEYLNRNGYSRYFRNYYIVPMGAAIWSAPEIVLEQFPIRFFLQFFNNHGMLSVDDRPTWRVISGGSAQYVKKMMYRLGDGMHLNSPVDRVVRNEGGVMLTVKGEEHHFDQVIFGCHSDQALAMLADATDKERDILGAMAYQNNDVVLHTDSSVLPDNRRAWAAWNYFIPTHSTEPVSVTYNMNILQNFHDAPETFCVTLNRSRDIDPDKVIKRFEYAHPVFTLDAVAAQERYDEIGNQNRTHFCGAYWFNGFHEDGVRSALRVTEAFGVEL, encoded by the coding sequence ATGAGTAGTGAACGTCAGCGAATTGCTGTCATTGGGGCCGGCGTTTCCGGCCTCACGGCTGCCTGGCTTTTGGCCGAGAAACACGAGGTTCAGGTTTTTGAGGCCGGCGACTACGCCGGTGGTCATACCAACACCGAAGAGGTAGAGGCCGGTGGTCGTACCTGGCCGGTAAACACCGGGTTCATCGTGTTCAACGACTGGACCTACCCCAATTTCATCAAGCTGATGGAGCGGCTCGGAGTTGCATCTGAGGTCAGCGATATGAGCTTCAGTGTGGATTGCAGCAGCACCGGCCTGCAGTATAACGGCACCAGCCTCAATACCCTGTTCGCCCAGCGGAAGAACCTGCTCAACCTGCCATTCCTGAAGATGGTCCGGGAGATTCTGCGGTTTAACAAGGAAACGCGGGCTGACCTGGAAGCGGGCAACATCAACAACCAAGAAACCCTGGGCGAATACCTGAACCGGAACGGCTATTCCCGTTACTTCCGGAACTACTACATCGTACCCATGGGAGCGGCCATCTGGTCAGCGCCGGAAATCGTGCTGGAACAGTTTCCGATCCGCTTCTTCCTCCAGTTTTTCAACAATCACGGCATGCTCTCGGTGGATGACCGCCCAACCTGGCGGGTGATCTCAGGCGGCTCCGCCCAGTACGTAAAGAAAATGATGTACAGGCTCGGTGATGGCATGCATCTGAACAGCCCTGTTGACAGGGTTGTCCGGAATGAAGGCGGCGTTATGCTTACTGTGAAAGGCGAGGAACACCACTTCGATCAGGTGATCTTTGGCTGTCACAGCGACCAGGCGTTAGCGATGCTCGCCGACGCAACCGACAAGGAACGCGACATTCTGGGCGCCATGGCCTACCAGAATAATGATGTGGTACTCCACACCGACAGCAGTGTGTTACCGGATAATCGCCGGGCGTGGGCGGCCTGGAACTATTTCATCCCGACCCATAGTACCGAACCGGTCTCGGTTACCTACAACATGAATATCCTGCAGAATTTCCACGATGCCCCGGAAACTTTCTGTGTGACCCTGAACCGCAGCCGTGATATTGATCCCGACAAGGTTATTAAACGCTTCGAGTATGCCCACCCGGTATTCACACTGGACGCGGTGGCTGCCCAGGAACGCTACGACGAAATCGGCAATCAGAATCGGACCCATTTCTGCGGTGCATACTGGTTCAACGGGTTCCACGAAGACGGTGTTCGCAGTGCGCTGCGGGTAACCGAAGCCTTCGGGGTGGAGCTTTGA
- a CDS encoding acyl-CoA desaturase, with amino-acid sequence MTRMQHWFTNILRWFDSEAGSDHIDTTSRSFNFLRVIPFIALHLACLLAFYTGASAFAIGFAFAFFLVRMFAITGFYHRYFAHKTFKTSRPAQFVFAVLGASAAQRGPLWWAAHHRHHHQHSDDELDLHSPHQGGFWWSHMGWFTCDAGFATDERRVRDWLKFPELKLINRFDALVPALAAVGIYALGEALAAWAPGLGTNGLQLLVWGFFISTVVLFHATVSINSLSHVWGKRRFETSDDSRNNFWLALITLGEGWHNNHHRWPQSVRQGFRWYEIDITWYGLWLMSKLGIIWELNPIPKHIQEETRELDKARRSNK; translated from the coding sequence ATGACCCGAATGCAGCATTGGTTTACAAACATTCTGAGGTGGTTCGATTCCGAGGCGGGTTCGGATCACATCGACACGACATCCAGATCATTCAATTTTTTGCGGGTTATCCCGTTCATAGCGCTTCATCTGGCATGTTTGCTGGCGTTTTACACGGGGGCAAGCGCATTCGCCATCGGGTTTGCGTTTGCGTTTTTCCTGGTGCGGATGTTCGCGATTACAGGATTCTATCACCGGTACTTTGCCCACAAAACGTTCAAGACCAGTCGCCCTGCCCAGTTCGTCTTCGCTGTTCTGGGCGCCAGCGCTGCCCAGCGTGGCCCCCTGTGGTGGGCAGCGCATCACCGACACCATCATCAGCACTCCGATGACGAACTGGACCTTCATTCGCCTCACCAAGGCGGTTTCTGGTGGTCACACATGGGCTGGTTCACCTGTGACGCCGGGTTTGCAACGGACGAACGCCGCGTTCGCGACTGGCTCAAGTTTCCAGAGCTCAAACTGATCAACCGGTTCGATGCGCTGGTTCCTGCCCTTGCAGCCGTCGGCATCTATGCCCTGGGCGAAGCTCTGGCAGCCTGGGCTCCGGGCCTGGGCACCAATGGGCTGCAGTTGTTGGTGTGGGGTTTCTTTATCTCGACCGTGGTGTTGTTCCACGCCACTGTGTCGATCAATTCCCTCTCCCACGTCTGGGGCAAACGCCGGTTCGAGACATCCGACGACAGCAGAAACAATTTCTGGCTGGCTCTGATTACCCTCGGGGAAGGATGGCACAACAACCATCACCGCTGGCCACAGTCTGTCCGGCAGGGCTTTCGGTGGTATGAAATCGATATCACATGGTATGGACTGTGGCTGATGTCGAAGCTGGGAATCATCTGGGAGCTTAATCCGATTCCCAAGCATATTCAGGAGGAGACACGCGAACTGGATAAAGCGAGGAGGAGCAACAAATGA
- a CDS encoding HD domain-containing protein, giving the protein MRRAVNDLLGAYDKLIMDPVHGGIPLYRHEIQVIDHPLFQRLRNICQNDILSLVFPGATHSRFLHSIGVMHVGTRMFRSMIDAYLRERQLSEQTDLSLSQLDAIDYLAKTIRLGCLLHDSGHSSFSHQFTQARRIRELMSRPGRFRDLWHGVDYSTYHPKEPDELEHEHYSVRVAHDVLTAVDLESAGLYARDVIGIMETTEVRPSETFCRHARTFWAFIAGEDAAAGSPLSEDIPGLVMDLLSSIVSGEIDADRADYMLRDGFHSSVTIGGFNLDHLLSNLRFGWDVSEPWLGLAITQKGLGALEDFVYSRHQMYRKVYAHKTALGFDWLLREAINEVLDDPENFEWVDTCLSDMAYFAELTDNFFWEAFRKVARKHPKSFSFCIVNRVKLNHLDTREDLSARGIERHSAWLAGELSLNPAQVVTCSMRARFSNIQDNFNGIKVLVREPIHRGRSLKKITDVSAFFSKFSDGTITHFYTRPDVTTGSQEALTE; this is encoded by the coding sequence ATGCGACGTGCCGTAAACGATCTACTCGGAGCCTATGACAAGCTGATCATGGATCCGGTTCATGGAGGCATTCCACTCTACCGGCACGAAATCCAGGTGATCGACCATCCGCTGTTCCAGCGCCTTCGAAACATCTGCCAGAACGACATCCTCAGCCTGGTCTTCCCCGGAGCAACCCATTCCCGGTTTCTCCACAGCATCGGCGTGATGCACGTGGGCACCCGTATGTTCCGCTCGATGATTGACGCCTATCTGCGGGAACGCCAGCTGAGCGAACAAACCGACCTGAGCCTGAGCCAGCTCGACGCCATCGACTACCTGGCAAAAACCATCCGTCTGGGCTGTCTGCTGCACGACAGTGGCCACTCCAGTTTCTCGCATCAGTTCACCCAGGCTCGACGCATTCGGGAGTTGATGTCCCGGCCGGGACGATTCCGGGATCTCTGGCACGGCGTGGATTATTCCACGTACCACCCGAAAGAGCCCGATGAACTCGAACACGAACACTACTCCGTGCGAGTCGCCCACGATGTACTAACGGCCGTGGATCTGGAGAGTGCAGGCCTATACGCCCGGGATGTCATCGGCATCATGGAAACGACCGAAGTAAGGCCCAGCGAAACATTCTGCCGCCACGCTCGAACGTTCTGGGCCTTTATCGCGGGAGAGGATGCGGCCGCCGGTTCTCCCCTGAGCGAAGACATTCCGGGCCTGGTAATGGATCTGCTGTCATCCATTGTATCGGGCGAAATCGATGCCGACCGCGCTGATTACATGTTGCGGGATGGCTTCCACTCGTCGGTGACCATCGGCGGCTTCAATCTGGACCACCTGCTGAGCAACCTGCGCTTTGGCTGGGATGTTTCTGAACCCTGGCTGGGGCTGGCCATTACCCAGAAGGGGCTGGGGGCGCTGGAAGACTTTGTCTACAGTCGCCACCAGATGTACCGGAAGGTGTATGCCCACAAGACCGCACTCGGCTTTGACTGGCTGCTTCGGGAAGCGATCAATGAGGTACTTGATGACCCGGAGAACTTTGAATGGGTGGATACCTGCCTGAGCGACATGGCCTATTTTGCAGAGCTGACCGACAACTTTTTCTGGGAGGCCTTCCGGAAAGTGGCCCGCAAACACCCCAAGAGCTTTTCCTTCTGCATCGTAAACCGGGTGAAGCTGAACCACCTGGATACCCGTGAAGACCTGTCCGCCAGGGGCATTGAGCGGCACAGCGCCTGGCTGGCTGGCGAGCTTTCGCTCAACCCGGCCCAGGTGGTGACCTGCTCCATGCGGGCACGCTTCTCGAATATCCAGGACAATTTTAACGGCATCAAGGTGCTGGTGCGCGAGCCCATTCACCGTGGCCGTTCACTGAAGAAGATCACCGATGTGAGCGCCTTCTTCAGCAAATTCAGCGACGGCACCATCACCCATTTCTACACTCGCCCGGATGTTACTACGGGCAGCCAGGAGGCTCTCACTGAGTAA